The sequence below is a genomic window from Bos taurus isolate L1 Dominette 01449 registration number 42190680 breed Hereford chromosome 7, ARS-UCD2.0, whole genome shotgun sequence.
TTCTGGAGCTCAGTCCTGAAACTCCTCTCCCAGGGACTTAACTTTAAGAAACCACGTTTAGAGGTCTGGGATGGGGGCTCATTGTTGGGATCTGCATATTTTTAAGGTATCTTTGGAGCCTTCAAGTTATGCTGGTTTAGTGAAAGTGAGTTAACAAAAGAGtgcatgagtgaatgaatggacaaaTGAATGAACGGATTTAGGAAGGCATAAGTTATAAACCTGAGCTGGAGGGTCCTCAGGGATGGGTCACATTTGCCACAATATCCCTTTCTCCAGGaagccccccaacccccaattCTACCACCTTCCCCATGGATGCCTCTTGTTGTCAGCCATAGCCACAGCCTTCTCTTTGAGGTAGACTAGGCTGACCCACGGGGCTGGCTGACCACCACACAGGCACTGAACAGACAAAACATCTCAGTCCGTGCCTGGTTCTGACCACCCCTAAACTGGGGCCTAGACAGGGCCTCCCAGTGCAGCTCACCCACCCCAGGTATAGAGAGTGGGTAGTGTGGGCATGAAGGGCTTCCTATTCAGACAGCCTCTGACCTGGCTGTCACCCCCACTCACAGGACACACCATGCTGACCGGCGTGACCGATGGGATCTTTTGCTGCCTGCTGGGCGCGCCACCCAATGCAGTAGGGCCACTGGAGAGCGTGGAGTCCAGCGATGGCTACACATTTGTGGAGGTCAAACCTGGCCGTGTGCTGCGGGTAAAGCATGCGGGACCCGCTCCGGCCCCGACCCCACCTCCGCCACTGTCGGACGCCGCCCAGGGGGACCAGTCCGGCTTGGTCCGCTGCCAGCGCAGAATCACCGTGTACCGCAATGGGCGGTTACTGGTGGAGAACCTGGGCCGGGCACCACGAGCTGACCTCCTGCACGGGCAGAATGGCTCCGGGGAGCCACCAGCCGCCCTTGAGGTAGAGCTGGCGGACCCAGCGGGCAGCGATGGCCGCTCGGTCCCAGGCAGTGCTGGGAGCGGCAGTGGTGGCCGGCGGCGGCGAGCCCGACGCCCCAAGCGGACCATCCACATTGACTGTGAGAAGCGCATCACCAGCTGTAAGGGCGCCCAGGCTGACGTGGTGCTCTTTTTCATCCACGGTGTCGGCGGTTCCCTGGCCATCTGGAAGGAACAGCTGGACTTCTTTGTGCGTCTGGGCTACGAGGTGGTGGCGCCTGACCTGGCCGGCCACGGGGCCAGCTCAGCGCCCCAAGTGGCCGCCGCCTACACCTTCTATGCACTGGCGGAGGACATGCGTGCAATCTTCAAGCGCTATGCCAAGAAGCGCAACGTGCTCATTGGGCATTCCTATGGGTGAGCCAATGCTGCGGTGGGGAtgagggtgaggggtggggactgGTAGGAACCACACCCACTCGCAAAATATTGATTTCCCTTTTTGAAAAATCCCACTAACATCTACAACACATGGACTCCTGCCACAAATACTGTTGTTTCACGTTGTTTTAAAGCAGTGTCTCCATCCCTGAACTAGCACGATGGTCTAGTGATGACTGTGGCAATCAAAAATGCCTGTAGATAGTGCCAAGGTCCTCTGCTGGGCAGAATCACCCCTAGCTGAAAACCACTGTCTTCTATTAAATTCAAGAATTGCTCTGGAGACCCAAAGGGCTCTAAGCAAAGACTAATTGGAATCTCATAACTTTTGTTTACAAGGGTACAGTTTACTTTAATTCACTCTcccttaagggcttcccaggtggcattagtggtaaagaaccctggctgccaatgcaggagagactcaggttcaatccctggcttgggaagatcccctggatgagggcatggcaacccactccagtattcttgcctggagaatcctcccagacagagtagcctggagggctacagtccatagaggtgCAAAGAAtcgaatcggacatgactgaagtgacttaatatgCATGTACTCTCCCTTAAAGGGGTGATAGATAATACCACCTGGGCATTTAGATGAGAGCCCACACCATGGAAGGCTCTGGGTCTTGGTGTCTGATCACTGCCAAGTGGTACCATTCTGTCCTTCACCTAGGATGAAAGGCAGGGTCTGATCAGCCAGCCAGGTTGAGAGCCATTGTTTTCGCGGTTGTAGTGCAtgcaattagacaagaaaaagaaatgttacatAAAAGAAAGGAAGGCCAGTAGCATAGCTCCTATTTGTTCATATGAAAACATACCCCAAAGCAGATGCTTACAATAATGACTCCTCCATTAAATGCGCACCCATGTGTGGAAACCCCTGTGACCCCATAACAATCCTATGAGGTCAGCACAGTTTCTGTGTCACAGATGTGGAGATGATATGTCAGAGGGGTTAAGGAGTTTGCCCGAGGACACACAGTGAGTCACTGGCACAGTCAAGTCCATTTTGACTTCTGCTTGTATCCTGTTCCTCTTTTTAGCAGGAGTCGGCGAACTTTTTCTCAAAGGGCCAAAGAGTAAATAGGTTTGCAGGCCTTATGGTTGGTCTTTGTTGAAACTTCACAAGCCTACCACTCTAGAAGGAGGAAAGCAGACATAATTGTAAACAAATTTACAATTGTTTGGGTGTGGCTTTGTTCCAGTAAATCTTTATTTATAAGCTATTGTACACATTTACAGAATTTTAAAGTGAAGTTTAACAACAGAAACAAGCAGCTAGCCCTCAGGCCGTCATTTGCCTAAACCCTGCTTTCAGGGTAATGAGAGGTACCTGCACCCTTCCACCTTGCATAAAGCAGGCAGATGAGACAAACCCAGAGGCCAATAAGAGAAGATCCTTAAAGGGAaggtgaagtgaaaatgaaagttgttcAACTGTGTCCGacacttagtgaccccatggactatatagtccatggaattctccaggccagaatactggagtgggtagcctttcccttctccaggggatcttcccaactcagggatcgaacccaggtctcccgcattgcaggaggattctttaccagctgagccacaagggaagcccaagagtactggagtgggtagcctatccttctccagcagatctttccaacccaggaattaaaccggggtctcctgcattgcaggcagatttaaaGGGAAGGGatacactggaaacagtgacattctCTGAGAAGCCAAAGGTTTTGTTTAATCAAATAGCTTTCCCAACACTTGACAATAAGTAATTCTCACCTCTTTGGGGGTTATGATGACTTTGAGGATCTGATAAAAGTTCTGTATTTGGATCCtttctccaaaagaaaaaaaaatccaccttcaacacacacacacacacacacagtcgcACAATTTCAGGGCATTTGGGTTGCCCCTCCCTTCCCTCACCCCCATTTGGTGCTCATGCACCCCACGGGAAGAATCTTGGCCATCAAGGACCTGCCTCTGGGTGAGGGGAGGGCATTCACCCTCTCGCTGCTTGTATCCTGCTGACCGCTGCCTTTCGACCCTCCCCCCCATCTGCCTGTGGGGCAGCGTCTCCTTCTGCACGTTCCTGGCGCACGAGTACCCAGACCTGGTGCACAAGGTGATCATGATCAACGGCGGCGGGCCCACGGCCCTGGAGCCCAGCCTCTGCTCTGTCTTCAACATGCCCACGTGCGTCCTGCACTGTTTGTCGCCCTGCCTGGCCTGGAGCTTCCTCAAGTGAGTGACCCGGCCCTGCCCCAACATCTCCCCaagctggatgggaggggaggctACATGGCTGGGGCTGGCATGCGGAGCACCGCTGGTGGCTGAGATGGCCTGAGGGCTCCAGCGgtgctccccacccaccccccacccccagggctggcTTTGCCCGCCAAGGGGCCAAAGAAAAGCAGCTGCTGAAGGAGGGCAACGCGTTCAACGTGTCTTCCTTTGTGCTTCGGGCCATGATGAGCGGCCAGTACTGGCCCGAGGGCGACGAGGTCTACCACGCTGAGCTCACCGTGCCGGTTTTGCTTGTCCATGGCATGCACGACAAGTTTGTGCCAGTGGAGGAAGACCAGCGCATGGCTGAGGTATGGCACCCCAGTCACCACACCCCTCAAATCCCCCCTGCACAGCGCAGGGGGACTCTGCTCTGTGCTCCAGCCCCAGGGCCATCAGAGCTTAGATTGAGGGTCAAAGGTGGAGTCCAGAAAGTGGGGCTGCCTGGGACAGGAGTTTGGATTATGtgctgtcccctctgcctgcTAAAAGGCACCCTTCACCagacctccctggcggtccagtggttagcacttcacacttccactgcagggggcatgggttcgatccttcgttggggaactagaatcccacatgccatgtggtgtggcccaaaagaaaaaaaaggcactcTTCATAGCTGGGATTTGTGATGGGCAACATAATCCTGCAAGAGAGTGAGTGGGAGTCTTTAGATCAGATTCCCCAGAAAGGGTCTTAGGATCCTTAGTGCTTAGAATAGCTCTGTACCATCGGTTCTTAACCAGGGAAGATTCTGCCCCACAGGGGACACTTGAAAATGTCTGCAGACATGTCATGACCGTGGGCAAGGGAGGTGCTTCTGGAACCtggtgggtggaggccagggatgctctTCAGTTACCTATAGGGAGCAAGACAGCCCCACTGCAGAAAATGACCCAATGCCAAGTGTCTATCCTGTGGAGATTGAGAAACCTGACCTTAGCATGAGAGACTGTCCGTCTGTCACTCTCAGTGAGTTCCCACTGAGATGACTTTGCTCCCTAGAgatatttggcaatgtctggttttattttaattttattattattttatttttgaccatgccatgcaacttgtgggatattagttccccaaccagggattgaacctgagccctcagTAGTGAGAATGCagagtcctacccactggaccaccagggaattccctggagagaTTTTTGTCACACTGGTGGGGGAGTGGGATGCTACAGCTGGCATCTAGTGGATTGAAGCTAGGGATGCTGTTCAACATCCTATAGTCCCCATCTCAGAGAATGATCCCGCCCCAAATGCCATGAGTGCCCAAGTTGAAAAATCCTGCTCTGGACATATTGTAGGCACTTAAGAAAGGCAAAATGAATGAATACTGAATTAGGCCCCAGCAGGGTGACAGGCCAAGGTTCATAGGcggcgcttgtggtaaagaacttgcctgccaggagacttaagagacaccagttcgatccctgggtcaggaagatcccctggaggacggtatggcaacctgttccagtattcttgcttggagaatcccatgaacagaggagcctggtgggctatagcccatagagtagcagagagtcagataggactgaagcgacttaaaacGCATGGAGGGTGACAGGCCATCCTCTAGCTCCCCCTTATATGGAAAAGAAGGAATATAGGGTAGATTGCAAGAAGGACTTCCTGATGCTGCAGGCCATACATAGATAGGGGTTGAGCGGCCCTGAGCTCCCGGGTCCTGGCTCTAGCCACTCTGAGCCCGCCTCCTCTGCAGATCCTGCTCCTGGCCTTCCTGAAGCTCATCGATGAAGGCAGTCACATGGTGATGCTGGAGTGTCCGGAGACCGTCAACACGCTGCTCCACGAATTCCTGCTCTGGGAGCCCGAGCCCTCGCCCAAGGCCCTGCCCGAGCCCCTGCCTGCGCCCCCAGAGGAAAAGAAGTAGCCACTGAGCTGGCCGGGTATCTCTTAGTGAGCCGAAGAACGGGAGGAAGAGTCCTGAACCGGCTTGGGTCCTGCAGCACGGACCAGGTGGGCGGGCCATTCGCTCCAGTGGGCGGGGTCAGGTCAGGGAGACGCCCCCTGGCCGGCTGGGCCGGACGATGCGGCATTCGTGGGAGCCAAGTGGACACACTTGGATTCTGCTAGTCCTGTGGGGCCCATCGGTGTTTCGGGGCCGCAGCAGTGACCCCCGCGGAGGGTGACCTTGTACAGAAGCCCCCTCCCCCACAATGCCAGGGCCGAGGCAGGCCGCCACCCCGCTGTCTTCCGTGTCCGCCGTGCTTGATCCTAGGACCCACGAGCCCCACGGGGACTCTCGGGACCCCCGCCACAATGCCCGAGACCCCTGATCCCCCATTCCTTGGCGCTGGGAGCTATTGTTGCCCAAGTAGGGAGGGCTTGGGAGGGGGCTGGAGCCACCGAACCTGCACATCTCTTATTGTAACTCAATAAAAAGAAGTGACAATCTGAGCCTCCAGACTTGTGTTGGGTGACCACAGCATAGGGccaccctgagcctcagtttccccaagtgTAGACTGAATTGACTCAAGTACCTCCCCTTCAGGGCTGACCCACAAAGACTTGAGGGTGTAGGTGGTCCAGGCTTGCTTTCCGAGTTCACCTCCCTTCTCaaaacacagggcctgcttgggCAGCATTCCCGGAGCAGAAGACAGTCCCTGGAGAGGAGGAGAACCAACTGAGGTTGATGCTAAAGTTGAGATAAGGCTCAGTGGCCATTGCATCTGAATAGTGTAGCCATAATGGAGTGTCAGCTGTATGCAAAGCCCTATACTGAGTGCCTGATACCCATGGATTCATTGAATCCTCTTTACCTCACACCATACAGCAAGTTAGTACCTCTTTACTGTCCCATTTCATCTTATAACTTGGTTTTGGGTTCCTTTTGTCACAAAGACgatttttattttgaatctaTTTTTTGAATCCAGATTTCTCTGGATTTCTCTGCTCCATGGCCAtctatattttattcttaaaaaaaaaatatatatatatatttatttatttatttatttggctgcactgggtcttagttgaggcatgtgggaatctagttccttgaccagggatggaacccaggccccctgcattgggagggtgcagtcttagccactggaccaccagggaagtccctatattttattctaataatGTATGTATATCTAGGCTTACCATGTCATTTGTGTGGGTGGTGGGAGGAGAGATTTGTCACCTCAGTTGCTGCACCTTTGATCCTTTCCCCCCTGGTTTGCAAGCCCACCTTTAGCTTAAACTGGGGGTCTTCACAGGGACACTGTTGTCAGTTGGTAaattctggagacatttttgatgaCCACAACTTGGGGGGAGATGTTCCTGGCATCTTGTGTGTTAATCCCAGAAATGCTGCCTGACACCCTACAGAACACAGGACATCCCCCAGTGCAAGGAGCAACTTGGCCTCAAAATCAGTAGGGCCAAGGTCGGGATACACTGTGTTAGACAAATTCCATCTCTTTTGgaacttttttggggggatggtggGGAGGGATGTCTTTGGattctttctgtgtattcttgggaCATGACATGCTGTTTTAAAGGGGCACTCAGAGAGAGAGATGTCATCAGCTCAGTTGAAAGAGTAGAGCCCAGGCTCAAGCCAGAGGCAGGTAGTCTTAATTATTACAACAGCCAGAGTAGCCATGGGCTCAGCAGTGGAGGCCAGGAGGCAGATGGACGCTTACCCCGCCCCCCTGCAGGGCCTGGTTGGCAGAGCCACAATGACAGGCAGGTGATGAACCCAATGAGGCAGTGGATCACTTCTGAAAAATTTAAATGACCCGGCCAATACCTCCCTAGGATAGTAGCTTGGCATTTACTGAAGCTCTTTGTGTAAAGTCGAGGTTAATCTCATTTTATAGCTGAAGACACAGATTCAGAGAAGCAACACAGAGGTTCCAGTCACACAGCGATCCCAAGGAGGGCTGGTGTCTCACACCAACACTGTGACGACTTCtccagctctcagttcagttcagttcagtcactcagtcgtgtccgactctttgtgaccccatggactgcagcatgccaggcttccctgtccatcaccaactcccggatcttgctcaaactcacgtccatagagtcggtgatgccatccaaccatctcatcctctgtcgttcccttctcctgccttcaatctttcccattatcagggtcttttccaatgagtcagttcttcgcatcaggtggccaaagtattggagtttcagcttcagcatcagtccttccaatgaatctccAGCTCTACCCACCCCTCAACACACAACACACCCCTCAGGAACATCCTGCATGCCCCCGCAACCCCGTTCCAGCAGAAACTTTCCACCTGGGCTGCAAGGTCATCTCTGGGTCAGTAGGACTCAGAGCCAAACACTTTACCCCATGACGGTTTAATCTGATTCCCTCAATGACCCCCTGAGGTAGAATTTTGCACTTTCTTCATTGTGTACAACttaggaaattgaggctcagacaGAGAAATTACTGGTCCGAGGTCCCACAACTGGGAAGCAGCAACACTTGACTCTTGAGCTGGGCAGATTTCCTGCATATAGCTCAGGAACCCCTAGCACAACCTACACCGTGGGTCCTCTATATCAGGGAGATAAAAATGGTCACTTGTTTGCCCAGATAGGACTAAACTGCCAAAGCACTGACATGTTTCAAAGCACCATGTTCCAAAGAACCTTCTGGTCTACTTGTTCTTTTCCCACATCCCCTTATTCTCCTCCCATGACAGGGAGCTCACTATCTATCCAGCAGTTCCATCTGTAATAAAGTCCTCCCTTACCCCAAGGAGGAGATCTGTCTTGCTGCTCCCTTACCAGCCTtctggagctggagatggggggtggggatggggggctgctctcaatgcaggggcaGCTGAAACATTCAAACACCTTGATCTCTACTTAGGTTACATGGCCAATTCCCTAGTGCTCAGGCACAAGCCTAGATGTCCTGGGGCCGTAGCTCTCGCTCACCCTCAGCCAGAAAGACAAGGAGGGCACGATGCAGCAGATGTACCCCCAGGCGGCGGCGCCGGGTCGGGGACCAGTCAGCCACCACTCCATAGCAGTGTCCTTGCTTCTGGTTAGTCAGCATCTGGATTCCTGGGGAGATTAGGAATAAGGTCATGAAGGCAGCCTCCTGGAACTGCTGGCAGAAGTTTGTGCCAGGGAACCCACTGGGTACTGCCCTCAAGCAGGGATAAACCAATGGAGTAAAATATGTGCACATGCTGGTACATAGTTGGTGCTCAATAATTGCTCATTAGCTGAATGGACAGCTGTGATGGGGAAGGGGTCAGGGAATCAGTAGATCAAGTGCCCTTCCTGtgaccccacccctaccccacaaGCCAGGCACCTACCTAGAGCATCCACAAGACACGCTTCTCGAGTGTAAGCCTCTGCAGGGACCACATGCTGGAAGCAATGCAGGGAAACAATGCCACGACCAGTGGCCCAGATGTCCAAGATCCGGCGTACCTTGGGACAGGCCTGGAGGCAGCCAGGGCAGGGTCAGAGGTTTGCCCCACAATTCCCTCTACCTGCCCTTAGCTGGCCCACCCCTGCCACAAACCTGCTACTCATCCTCATACCTGTTTTCCTGGCCGTCTTCGGTGGCTAAGGGCCTCCCAGAGGTGAACATCTGGCCGGGCCCGTGTTCCCTTGCCCACGTAGAAGATGGCCTGGACAAAAATCCGAAGGCATTCAGCCAGAGTCATTGAGAAGGCTCGGGCTGGCAGGTCCTGAGTCTTCCTAGATGAAGTAGATGGCTCAGAGAGGGAAAAGTGACGAG
It includes:
- the ABHD8 gene encoding protein ABHD8 gives rise to the protein MLTGVTDGIFCCLLGAPPNAVGPLESVESSDGYTFVEVKPGRVLRVKHAGPAPAPTPPPPLSDAAQGDQSGLVRCQRRITVYRNGRLLVENLGRAPRADLLHGQNGSGEPPAALEVELADPAGSDGRSVPGSAGSGSGGRRRRARRPKRTIHIDCEKRITSCKGAQADVVLFFIHGVGGSLAIWKEQLDFFVRLGYEVVAPDLAGHGASSAPQVAAAYTFYALAEDMRAIFKRYAKKRNVLIGHSYGVSFCTFLAHEYPDLVHKVIMINGGGPTALEPSLCSVFNMPTCVLHCLSPCLAWSFLKAGFARQGAKEKQLLKEGNAFNVSSFVLRAMMSGQYWPEGDEVYHAELTVPVLLVHGMHDKFVPVEEDQRMAEILLLAFLKLIDEGSHMVMLECPETVNTLLHEFLLWEPEPSPKALPEPLPAPPEEKK